A window of the Choristoneura fumiferana chromosome 30, NRCan_CFum_1, whole genome shotgun sequence genome harbors these coding sequences:
- the LOC141444599 gene encoding spodomicin-like — protein MAALKTIFVLVLMAIVLASAVAVHVPPCDQVCARSIPERHECCRAHGHRGYDNCHGGRMNCR, from the exons ATGGCCGCTCTGAAGACTATATTTGTGCTGGTCTTGATGGCCATTGTTCTGGCCAGCGCCGTGGCAGTCCATGTACCACCATGCGATCAG GTTTGTGCTCGCAGCATCCCTGAGAGACACGAGTGTTGCCGAGCTCACGGTCACCGCGGCTACGACAACTGCCATGGTGGCAGGATGAACTGCCGCTAA